From the genome of Malus sylvestris chromosome 6, drMalSylv7.2, whole genome shotgun sequence, one region includes:
- the LOC126626404 gene encoding uncharacterized protein LOC126626404 isoform X1: protein MAAVSNSLALTGSSLKPSQQYLGSVAPTNFSLNSKHFGKVQLSNSKRTISVQAAYSDGGRSNSSSIFVSGFVLGGLIVGTLGAVYAPQISKALAGADRKDLMRKLPKFIYDEDKALEKTRKVLAEKIAQLNSAIDDVSGQLRPEDDPDEVPVNSEEVEAIA, encoded by the exons ATGGCTGCGGTTTCGAATTCGCTGGCTTTGACAG GATCTTCTCTGAAACCATCACAACAGTATCTTGGGAGTGTGGCCCCGACAAACTTTTCACTCAATTCAAAGCATTTTGGGAAAGTTCAACTTTCCAACTCCAAGAGGACCATCTCAGTTCAGGCTGCATATAG TGATGGTGGCAGGTCAAACAGTTCAAGCATCTTTGTCAGTGGCTTTGTATTGGGAGGACTTATAGTTGGCACACTGGGTGCTGTGTATGCACCTCAG ATCAGTAAAGCACTGGCTGGAGCTGACCGAAAGGATCTGATGAGAAAATTGCCCAAGTTTATATATGATGAAGACAAAGCTCTAGAG AAAACACGAAAAGTACTGGCTGAGAAGATAGCGCAGCTAAACTCTGCAATTGATGATGTTTCTGGTCAGCTCCGACCAGAGGATGACCCAGATGAAGTACCTGTGAACTCGGAAGAAGTTGAAGCTATCGCATGA
- the LOC126626404 gene encoding uncharacterized protein LOC126626404 isoform X2 produces the protein MAAVSNSLALTGSSLKPSQQYLGSVAPTNFSLNSKHFGKVQLSNSKRTISVQAAYSDGGRSNSSSIFVSGFVLGGLIVGTLGAVYAPQKTRKVLAEKIAQLNSAIDDVSGQLRPEDDPDEVPVNSEEVEAIA, from the exons ATGGCTGCGGTTTCGAATTCGCTGGCTTTGACAG GATCTTCTCTGAAACCATCACAACAGTATCTTGGGAGTGTGGCCCCGACAAACTTTTCACTCAATTCAAAGCATTTTGGGAAAGTTCAACTTTCCAACTCCAAGAGGACCATCTCAGTTCAGGCTGCATATAG TGATGGTGGCAGGTCAAACAGTTCAAGCATCTTTGTCAGTGGCTTTGTATTGGGAGGACTTATAGTTGGCACACTGGGTGCTGTGTATGCACCTCAG AAAACACGAAAAGTACTGGCTGAGAAGATAGCGCAGCTAAACTCTGCAATTGATGATGTTTCTGGTCAGCTCCGACCAGAGGATGACCCAGATGAAGTACCTGTGAACTCGGAAGAAGTTGAAGCTATCGCATGA
- the LOC126626403 gene encoding LOW QUALITY PROTEIN: glyceraldehyde-3-phosphate dehydrogenase B, chloroplastic-like (The sequence of the model RefSeq protein was modified relative to this genomic sequence to represent the inferred CDS: inserted 1 base in 1 codon) → MASHAALASSRVPANTRLPSKPSHSFPTQCFSKRLEVGEFSGLRSSSCVTYASNGREQSFFDTVAAQLTPKTAGPTPXDAGMAKLKVAINGFGRIGRNFLRCWHGRKDSPLEVIVVNDSGGVKNASHLLKYDSMLGTFKADVKIVDNETISVDGKPVKVVSSRDPLKLPWAEMGIDIVIEGTGVFVDGPGAGKHIQAGAKKVIITAPAKGADIPTYVVGVNEKDYGHDVANIVSNASCTTNCLAPFVKILDEEFGIVKGTMTTTHSYTGDQRLLDASHRDLRRARAAALNIVPTSTGAAKAVSLVLPQLKGKLNGIALRVPTPNVSVVDLVINVAKKGISAEDVNAAFRKAADGPLKGILAVCDVPLVSVDFRCTDVSSTIDSSLTMVMGDDMVKVVAWYDNEWGYSQRVVDLAHLVASKWPGAAVAGSGDPLEDFCQTNPADEECKVYEA, encoded by the exons ATGGCCTCACACGCAGCTCTCGCCTCTTCGCGAGTCCCGGCTAACACCAGGCTTCCCTCCAAGCCCTCCCACTCATTTCCCACCCAATGCTTCTCCAag AGGCTTGAAGTTGGTGAGTTTTCAGGACTAAGATCAAGTTCATGTGTGACCTATGCAAGCAATGGCAGAGAGCAATCCTTCTTCGATACTGTCGCAGCCCAGCTTACTCCCAAG ACTGCAGGACCAACTC CCGATGCTGGCATGGCCAAATTGAAGGTGGCAATCAACGGATTTGGACGTATTGGCAGAAACTTCCTCCGATGCTGGCATGGCCGCAAGGACTCACCCCTGGAAGTCATTGTTGTTAATGACAGTGGTGGTGTCAAGAAT GCTTCACACTTGCTGAAATACGACTCAATGCTGGGTACTTTCAAAGCAGACGTGAAAATCGTTGACAATGAGACCATCAGCGTTGATGGTAAGCCCGTCAAGGTTGTCTCTAGCAGAGATCCCCTGAAGCTTCCATGGGCTGAGATGGGCATTGACATTGTTATCGAG GGAACAGGAGTCTTTGTCGATGGCCCTGGTGCCGGCAAACATATCCAAGCCGGTGCCAAGAAAGTCATCATTACAGCTCCAGCAAAAGGTGCTGACATTCCTACCTATGTTGTCGGGGTGAATGAAAAAGACTACGGCCATGATGTTGCCAACATTGTAAG CAATGCTTCTTGCACCACAAACTGCCTGGCTCCTTTCGTAAAGATCCTGGATGAAGAATTTG GCATTGTCAAGGGAACCATGACAACTACTCATTCCTACACTGGAGACCAG AGGCTCTTGGACGCTTCACACCGGGACTTAAGGAGAGCCAGAGCGGCAGCACTAAACATAGTCCCTACAAGCACTGGTGCAGCAAAGGCTGTGTCCCTTGTGCTGCCTCAACTCAAGGGCAAGCTAAACGGCATTGCCCTCCGTGTGCCGACACCTAATGTATCGGTGGTTGACCTTGTGATCAACGTTGCAAAGAAAGGTATTTCAGCAGAAGATGTCAATGCAGCCTTCAGAAAGGCAGCGGACGGACCACTTAAGGGCATATTGGCAGTGTGCGACGTTCCTCTTGTGTCTGTGGACTTCAGGTGCACTGATGTTTCCTCCACCATTGACTCCTCCCTGACCATGGTCATGGGTGATGATATGGTCAAGGTGGTGGCCTGGTACGACAACGAATGGGGATACAG CCAAAGGGTTGTGGATTTGGCACATTTGGTTGCAAGCAAGTGGCCAGGCGCCGCAGTAGCGGGAAGCGGAGACCCATTGGAGGATTTCTGCCAGACAAACCCGGCAGACGAGGAGTGCAAAGTCTATGAAGCATAG
- the LOC126626406 gene encoding uncharacterized protein LOC126626406 → MRGSMVVRLALIFTILSMAASIDDKCTACNAVAEELELGLSNEKPRNHLDMRHRLDSTGQRRGKVIDYRVSELRAVELLDGLCDKMQEYTLHKKEWVKVDSWDNLTISKQEAKAYSKDLSTYCGRLLEDTEDELTELIKKGSVRVGDVSKVLCQDLSKHCSRASVSNGPDGEL, encoded by the exons ATGAGAGGGTCAATGGTGGTGAGGTTGGCTTTGATCTTCACCATTTTGTCGATGGCTGCTTCCATCGACGACAAATGCACTGCGTGCAATGCGGTCGCG GAGGAGCTTGAGCTGGGACTTTCCAAC gaaaaacccagaaaccattTGGATATGAGACACCGTTTGGACTCTACCGGTCAACGGAGAGGAAAGGTAATCGATTACAG AGTCAGCGAGCTAAGAGCGGTTGAACTCCTCGATGGACTTTGCGATAAGATGCAGGAATACACTCTTCACAAG AAAGAGTGGGTCAAAGTGGATAGCTGGGATAACCTCACGATAA GTAAACAAGAAGCTAAAGCATATTCAAAGGATTTGTCGACCTATTGTGGAAG ATTACTTGAGGATACAGAAGACGAG TTGACTGAATTGATAAAGAAGGGGTCTGTTAGAGTAGGGGATGTAAGCAAGGTCCTATGTCAAGATCTGAGTAAACACTGCAGCAGGGCAAG